Proteins found in one Candidatus Cybelea sp. genomic segment:
- a CDS encoding aminotransferase class III-fold pyridoxal phosphate-dependent enzyme, with protein sequence MIEARDDLYGAASPQELASETYENYKRFVNPPLARVMKISGSPVEVRAQGATIWDQNGKAYLDFAGGYGVFTLGHSHARVLAAVRAQLELMSLSGKTMFNVMLGRVSRRLAELAPGDLEISFWCNSGTEAIEGAIKLARAATGRAKIVGTLDAYHGKTLGALSVSGREAFQRPFRPLLADSLCIPYGLTDGLDDALSGAAAFLVEPVQGEGGVNVPPAGYLRDVREACDRTGALFIADEVQTGLGRCGYRFACDRDGVVPDVMTLAKGLSGGIVPVGSFIARPGVWNRAFGKEPLLHTSTFGGSELACAAALAALDVLEEEALAQRAQTLGERLLAGAREIAAQYPAVVREARGLGLLVGVELSHEGYGGWIIPEMLKAGVTAAWTLNQQRVIRLEPPLIVSESEIDRAIDALRGGVATAHAKLGVL encoded by the coding sequence GTGATCGAAGCGCGCGACGACCTCTACGGCGCCGCGTCGCCGCAGGAGCTCGCCTCGGAGACCTACGAGAACTACAAGCGCTTCGTCAATCCGCCGCTGGCGCGCGTCATGAAGATCTCGGGATCGCCGGTCGAGGTGCGCGCGCAAGGCGCGACGATCTGGGATCAAAACGGCAAAGCCTATCTCGATTTTGCCGGGGGCTACGGCGTCTTCACACTGGGTCACAGCCACGCGCGCGTGCTTGCCGCCGTGCGCGCGCAGCTCGAGCTGATGTCGCTCTCCGGCAAGACGATGTTCAACGTTATGCTGGGAAGGGTGTCGCGCCGCCTGGCGGAGCTGGCTCCCGGCGATCTCGAGATCTCGTTTTGGTGCAACAGCGGAACCGAGGCGATCGAAGGAGCGATCAAGCTCGCGCGCGCCGCGACCGGTCGCGCAAAGATCGTCGGTACGCTCGATGCCTACCACGGAAAGACGCTCGGCGCGCTCTCGGTAAGCGGACGCGAAGCCTTTCAGCGGCCGTTCCGTCCACTGCTCGCCGATTCGCTCTGCATTCCCTATGGACTCACCGACGGACTCGACGACGCCCTGAGCGGCGCGGCGGCATTTCTCGTCGAGCCGGTCCAAGGAGAAGGAGGCGTCAACGTACCGCCGGCCGGATATTTGCGCGACGTTCGCGAGGCGTGCGATCGAACGGGAGCACTCTTTATCGCCGATGAGGTGCAGACCGGACTCGGGCGGTGCGGGTATCGCTTCGCCTGCGATCGCGACGGCGTCGTTCCCGATGTGATGACGCTGGCTAAGGGACTTTCTGGCGGGATCGTTCCGGTTGGTTCGTTCATTGCGCGTCCCGGCGTTTGGAACCGCGCGTTCGGTAAGGAGCCGCTGCTGCACACCTCTACCTTCGGGGGCAGCGAGCTCGCCTGCGCCGCGGCGCTGGCGGCACTGGACGTGCTTGAGGAAGAAGCGCTCGCGCAGCGCGCGCAGACGCTCGGAGAACGGCTGCTCGCGGGAGCGCGAGAAATTGCCGCGCAGTATCCCGCGGTCGTGCGAGAAGCTCGGGGATTAGGTTTGCTCGTCGGCGTCGAGCTGAGCCACGAAGGCTATGGCGGTTGGATCATTCCGGAGATGCTCAAAGCCGGCGTGACCGCGGCATGGACGCTCAACCAGCAGCGCGTAATCCGCTTGGAACCGCCGCTGATCGTCAGCGAGAGCGAAATCGACCGCGCGATCGACGCGTTGCGCGGGGGCGTCGCAACGGCCCACGCGAAGTTGGGCGTACTGTAA
- a CDS encoding aromatase/cyclase: MPYVESTIVIDAPAQRVYELAKDQEHFPQFMPDVETVTILERRPDGVISRWKTLVEEAPIEWTEDDRFDDATLRIDYKLIEGDLDKFEGAWTFENHQDGRTHVVLGVDFDFGVPTLAELIGPTLERKVRENSEMMLAALKRQAEASGT; this comes from the coding sequence ATGCCGTATGTCGAAAGCACGATCGTGATTGATGCCCCCGCCCAGCGCGTCTACGAGCTGGCGAAGGATCAGGAGCATTTTCCGCAGTTCATGCCCGACGTCGAGACGGTGACGATTCTCGAGCGCCGCCCCGACGGAGTGATCTCGCGTTGGAAAACCCTCGTCGAAGAAGCGCCGATCGAGTGGACGGAGGATGACCGTTTCGACGACGCAACGCTGCGCATCGACTACAAGCTGATCGAAGGCGACCTCGATAAGTTCGAGGGCGCGTGGACGTTCGAGAACCATCAGGACGGCCGCACGCACGTCGTGCTCGGCGTCGACTTCGATTTCGGCGTCCCGACGCTCGCCGAGCTCATTGGCCCCACGCTCGAACGCAAGGTCCGCGAGAACAGCGAGATGATGCTCGCCGCGCTCAAGCGTCAGGCGGAGGCGAGCGGCACGTGA
- the dusB gene encoding tRNA dihydrouridine synthase DusB — MPVTPLRIGPIEIWPPLVLAPMSGVTNRTMRALYRPFGLGLTVTEFVSSNALKYGSRRTMEMIDQHGLERPVSTQLWGDDPATMALAAKVVRECGADIVDINFGCPAPKVTKTNGGSACLRDPQRCEAIMRAVVGAVDCPVTMKMRLGWSEDALVYLDVARRAQDAGIAAVTLHARTAKQFYKGEADWEHIARLKEGVEIPVIGNGDLDDPDLAMQRMRESKVDAIMLGRATLGNPWLITQIADLMEGRDARPLPPPAERLRFAIVHYRTMVEELGEPRAVPQMRKHVALYLKGIPGAASLRERIMRIENAAEAIETIEMTIDRLESATLAAA, encoded by the coding sequence ATGCCGGTAACGCCGCTTCGCATCGGACCGATCGAGATATGGCCGCCGCTCGTCCTCGCGCCGATGTCCGGCGTGACCAACCGGACGATGCGCGCGCTCTATCGGCCCTTCGGCCTGGGGCTGACCGTGACCGAGTTTGTCTCGTCGAACGCGCTCAAGTACGGAAGCCGCCGGACGATGGAGATGATCGATCAGCACGGGCTCGAGCGTCCGGTCTCGACCCAGCTCTGGGGCGACGACCCGGCTACGATGGCGCTCGCGGCGAAGGTCGTGCGCGAGTGCGGAGCCGATATCGTCGATATCAACTTCGGCTGTCCGGCGCCGAAGGTCACCAAGACCAACGGCGGCTCGGCCTGCCTGCGCGACCCGCAGCGCTGCGAAGCGATCATGCGGGCGGTCGTCGGCGCCGTCGATTGTCCGGTAACGATGAAGATGCGGCTGGGGTGGAGCGAGGATGCGCTCGTCTATCTGGACGTCGCTCGCCGCGCGCAGGATGCGGGCATCGCGGCGGTGACGCTGCACGCGCGCACCGCAAAGCAGTTTTACAAAGGTGAAGCGGACTGGGAGCACATCGCGCGCCTCAAGGAGGGCGTCGAAATTCCGGTGATCGGAAACGGCGATCTCGACGATCCGGATCTCGCGATGCAGCGCATGCGTGAAAGCAAAGTGGACGCGATCATGCTCGGGCGCGCGACGCTGGGCAATCCCTGGCTCATCACCCAGATCGCCGATCTGATGGAGGGGCGCGACGCGCGTCCGCTGCCGCCGCCCGCGGAACGGTTACGTTTTGCAATCGTCCACTACCGCACGATGGTCGAGGAACTCGGCGAGCCGCGCGCCGTCCCGCAAATGCGCAAACACGTCGCGCTCTATCTCAAAGGCATTCCGGGGGCCGCATCGCTGCGCGAACGCATCATGCGAATCGAAAACGCGGCCGAGGCGATCGAAACGATCGAGATGACGATCGATCGCCTCGAGTCGGCGACGTTGGCTGCCGCGTGA